The nucleotide sequence ACCCGGAGGCGCTCGCTGACGGCCTGCTGAACGTGCTGCACCCCGCCCGCCTGCCCGCCCTGCAAGCCGGGGCGCGGGCGAGCGCGGCGCAGTACGACCTGCCCACCCGGGCCGCCGCCCTAGAGGAGGTCTATGCACAGACGGTGGCGCGGGGGCGGGGCTAGGGCCTGCGAGCAGACCCTCCCGGCAGCAAAAACCCCCGCACAAGCGGGGGCTTCTCTGGTGCCGAGGATGGGATTTGAACCCACACGCCTCGCGGCGCTAGTCCCTGAAACTAGTGCGTCTACCAATTCCGCCACCTCGGCATTCCTTGGCTTCGCCCGGGCAGGGGCGCGTTTCAGGCTTGCTTACTTTAGCGGGACCTTCCGGAACTGTCAACAGGGGACAAAGCCCGTCCTGGCGCTTTGCCCCCTGTCTTCCGCGCCTACGGCACCAGGCCGAGCTTGCGCACTTCCTCGCGTTCCTCTTCGAGTTCCCGGGCGGTTGCGTCCATCTTCCCGCGGCTAAAGTCGCTGATCTCAAGGCCCTGAACAATCTCGTACTGGCCGTTGCGGGTGCGGACGGGGAAGCCATAGATCAGGCCCTCGGGAATGCCGTAGGAGCCGTCACTGGGCACCGCCATGCTGACCCACTCGCCTTCGGGCGTGCCCAGCGCCCAGTCACGCATGTGGTCGATGGCGGCGGAGGCAGCGGACGCGGCGGAGCTGGCCCCGCGCGCCTCGATAATCGCCGCGCCGCGCTTGGCGACGGTCGGGATGTATTCCTGCTCGTACCACGCCCGGTCCACCAGGTCGAGGGCAGGCTGGCCGTTCACCGTCGCCTGCGAGAGGTCGGGGTACTGGGTAGAGGAGTGGTTCCCCCAGATGGTGACGTTTTTGATGGCGCTCACCGGCTGCCCGGTCTTTTCGGCGAGCTGGCTGATCGCGCGGTTGTGATCGAGGCGCACCATCGCGGTGAACTGCTCGGGTTTCAGGTCCGGCGCGTTCTGTTGGGCGATCAGGGCGTTGGTGTTGGCAGGGTTGCCCACCACCAGCACCTTCACGTCCCGGCTTGCCACCCGGTTGAGCGCCTCGCCCTGCGGCTTGAAGATGCCGCCGTTGGCGCCCAGCAGGTCGCCACGCTCCATGCCCGCCTTGCGCGGCATCGCGCCGACCAGCAGCGCATAGTCGGCGTCCTGAAAGGCCACAAGCGGGTCATCGCTCGTCACGATATCGGCGAGGAGTGGGAAGGCGCAGTCGCGCAGCTCCATCACGACGCCCTGGAGGGCCTTGAGGGCGGGTGTGATCTCCAGCAGTTGCAGGATCACCGGCTGGTCCTTGCCCAGCATATCGCCCGCCGCGATGCGAAAGAGCAGGCTGTAGCCGATCTGCCCGGCGGCGCCGGTCACCGCCACGCGAACGGGTTGCTTGGGGCTTGGGTTCATCGTCATGGTGGGGTCCTCCCGGAAGGTGAAGTTTTTCGGTCCACAATAACGCGCAGGAAGCGGGAAGAGCGCGGGCGTTCCCCGGGAGGAGACAGAAGGAGGCCTAAGGGACAAGCTTCCCCTCAGGCCTTACGGCTCAGATCGGCGCGTCCTCTTGAAAGCGCGGCTCCCGCTTCTCGCGCAGGCTGGCGAGGCCCTCGCGCAGGTCGGGGCCGGTAAAGCCCAGGAATTCCAGGGCCAGGCTGGTGTCGAAGGTGGGGCCCATCATCCGCAGCCAGTTGTTGAGGGCGTACTTGGTCCAGCGCACGGCGCTCGGACTGCTCGCGGCGAGCCGGCGCGCGACGGCCCACGCGCGGTCCAAAAGTTCCTCGTCGGGCACGCACAGGCTCACCAGACCGAGGCGCTCGGCCTCCTCGCCGGAGACGGGTTCACCGGTGAGGAGGTGGTACTTGGCTTTGCTCATCCCGCACAAGAGGGGCCAGATGATCGCCGCGTGGTCTCCCGCCGCGACCCCGAGCCGGACGTGGCCGTCCAGCAGCCGAGCGGATTTGGCCGCCACACTCACGTCCGCAAGCAGCGCCACCGCCAGTCCCGCGCCGACGCAGGGGCCGTGGATGGCACTCACGATGGGCTTGCCGCAGTTGATGACGTTGTAGACGAGATCGCGGGCCTCGCGCCACACGCGGGCGAGAGCGGTGAAGTCTTGGCTCATCTCCTCGATCAGGGTGAAGTCACCGCCCGACGAGAAGGCCCGCCCCTCGCCGCGGATCAGGACGCAGCGAATGCCTGTTGCCGCGTCGATGTCGCGCCAGATGGAGGTGAGTGCTCGGTGCGCTTCTGCGTTCACGCTGCCCAGGGTCTTCCCGCTGCGGATGACGATGTCGAGAATGCCGCCCTCGTGCAGGGTGAGGTGCAGGCCCGGGTACGCCCCCGGCGCCGTCAGCTGTTCGGTGGTCATGGCTGGAGGGTAATACGGATTCCGGCCACGCTGTGAGCCTTTGGGAAAGTGCCCAGGGCGAGCGCCATTCTGAAATCCGTCCTTTTTCCTTCTCCCGCCGGTTGGGATTCACAGGGATTCAACCGGAATCGTCGAACACCCCGGCTCGGCTACGGCAGGCCGACCAGCCCCAGCGTGTTGATCAGAGCCAGCTCAACGCCTAGCTCGGCGGCCAGCCCCGGGTCCGGCGTGCCCGGCGGACCCGCCAGCAGCAGCGTGGGACGAGCTTCCAAACCGATGCTGCCGGTGTTGTCCAGCCGAGCGAGCAGCGCCTCGAAGGTCCAGTCGCGGGCCCACAGGCGTTTGACCGCCTGCAGGGCGGCGGTGCCGGGCGGAGAGACCTGCGCTGTTTCGACCTCGCGCCCTCCGGGGCGACGCACGTGCAGTGGGCCCCGGCTCAGGCCCGCATGGCCCAGCGCTCGGTAAAAGAGCTGCACGGCGTCGTCTTCCAGGTAGCTCGTGCGAATCAGGGCCTCGGCGCGGGGAGACAGGGCCTCCAGCAGGTCCTCGTCAAGGCGGTCAGGCTTCACGGGGGCGAGCAGACGCGAAAGCTGCTCGGGCAGGTTGGCCGCCCGGTAAAACGCCTCCTCGAAGGCCGCGGGCAGGAGCATGGCGGCCGGAACGCGTTCCGGGTGCGCGGCCAGACGGTGCGTCTCGGCCCCGACCACGGCGGCAGGCTGCCGGGCCGCCTCGGCAAAGGTCAGCATGGGGTGAGCTTAACGCGTGGGCTTCAACCTGCGCGATACTCGGTTCATGTCCCCTGACCTGGAGGCGAGGCGGTATCCCATCGGCCCAGTTCAAGACTTGCCTGGGCGCGACCGGGCGACACTGGAGGCTGTGGCGGCGCGGATGGAGGCGGCGGGCCGTGCGTGGCGCGAGGCCCTGACCGGGCGGGATGAGGCGGAGTTGGGCCGCACCTATCGCCCCGGGGCGTGGACGGTGCGGCAGCTCGCCCATCACGCGGCGGACGCGCATGTTCACGGCCTCAACCGGCTGCGGTATAGCCTCACGGCGGAGGAATACGTGATTCAGCCCTTCGACCAGCAGGGCTGGCTGATGCTGCCCGACGCAGCGCTTCCGGTCGAGGCGGCGCTGGCGCTGATGGACGCTGTGAATGTGCGTTGGGGAGCACTGCTGCGCGGCCTTGACCCAGCCCTGTTCGCTCGGCGCGTCCTCCATCCGCAAGAAGGTGAACAGGACCTATGGCGGCTTCTGGCCAAGCACGACTGGCATCTGCGTCACCACCTTGCGCAGGTGCGGCTGGCGCTGGGTCAGGCGGGTGAGGGCAAGGAGGCGGTCACTCCGCCCCCTCCTCAGCACTGACTCGCCCAGCCACTTTGGCCTGGGTCGCCTGTTCGGCGCGCTGCACGTCCTGTTCCTCAATGTGGCGCTGTTCCGAGTCGTGCTCGAACAGTTCGCGGCGGGCACGCAACTTGGCCTCGGGCTGCTGGAGGTCACTGCCCTGCCCGCGGTGCACCCGTTGGAAGAACACCAGCGCGCCGCCCGCCAAAGCGAGCGCCCCCGCGAAGTACAGCGTTTCCCGCGCATTCTCCCAACGGATGAAGTGTTCCAGGAACGTCACGCCCAGAATCACGATCACCACCGATACGACCTTCTGTTCCAGGTCCGAGAGGGTCTCTACGCCCAGCGCCGAGGTCAGGTTCAGCGGCCGGATGAAAAGCGAATACAGCCCTACGCCGATCAGGTAAAACACGACGGCCTTGAGCATGGTCCCCACGACCTCCAAGAACTCCACCGCCAGGGTTCCGGATTGACTTGCCACGCCGCGGGTGAACATGTCGTGCCACGTCTCATAGACGGTATACAGGGCCAGGAGGGTGCCCTGTAGAAACAGGCTAAACGCCACGAGCAGCACCGCGATCACGGCGATCAGCACCACGAAGCGGGTCCGGCCGATCAGCTCGCTGAACCACTCGCGCTTGGAAGAAGGGGAAGGCCTCACTCCTTCATCTTGCCTGCCCGCAGGTCTCCCCCCGGTCTCCATAAAGATCAGCTCGCCTTCGGGTGAGGACCGGTTTGCAGCGCGCGCTACCCGTAGCGCGCCCGGTGTTCCCGTTTCAGGCGGGCGTAGGTCTCGTTGGCCTCGGCCTGATCCCACTTCGCCTTGAAGAGGCGGGCCGCTTCGGCCTTCGCTGGGTCTTCTGGCGACCGGGGCAGTTCGGGGCGTCCGTGTGCGCC is from Deinococcus sp. YIM 77859 and encodes:
- a CDS encoding DinB family protein → MSPDLEARRYPIGPVQDLPGRDRATLEAVAARMEAAGRAWREALTGRDEAELGRTYRPGAWTVRQLAHHAADAHVHGLNRLRYSLTAEEYVIQPFDQQGWLMLPDAALPVEAALALMDAVNVRWGALLRGLDPALFARRVLHPQEGEQDLWRLLAKHDWHLRHHLAQVRLALGQAGEGKEAVTPPPPQH
- a CDS encoding YqhA family protein, which encodes MRPSPSSKREWFSELIGRTRFVVLIAVIAVLLVAFSLFLQGTLLALYTVYETWHDMFTRGVASQSGTLAVEFLEVVGTMLKAVVFYLIGVGLYSLFIRPLNLTSALGVETLSDLEQKVVSVVIVILGVTFLEHFIRWENARETLYFAGALALAGGALVFFQRVHRGQGSDLQQPEAKLRARRELFEHDSEQRHIEEQDVQRAEQATQAKVAGRVSAEEGAE
- a CDS encoding malate dehydrogenase, whose protein sequence is MTMNPSPKQPVRVAVTGAAGQIGYSLLFRIAAGDMLGKDQPVILQLLEITPALKALQGVVMELRDCAFPLLADIVTSDDPLVAFQDADYALLVGAMPRKAGMERGDLLGANGGIFKPQGEALNRVASRDVKVLVVGNPANTNALIAQQNAPDLKPEQFTAMVRLDHNRAISQLAEKTGQPVSAIKNVTIWGNHSSTQYPDLSQATVNGQPALDLVDRAWYEQEYIPTVAKRGAAIIEARGASSAASAASAAIDHMRDWALGTPEGEWVSMAVPSDGSYGIPEGLIYGFPVRTRNGQYEIVQGLEISDFSRGKMDATARELEEEREEVRKLGLVP
- a CDS encoding enoyl-CoA hydratase/isomerase family protein, whose amino-acid sequence is MTTEQLTAPGAYPGLHLTLHEGGILDIVIRSGKTLGSVNAEAHRALTSIWRDIDAATGIRCVLIRGEGRAFSSGGDFTLIEEMSQDFTALARVWREARDLVYNVINCGKPIVSAIHGPCVGAGLAVALLADVSVAAKSARLLDGHVRLGVAAGDHAAIIWPLLCGMSKAKYHLLTGEPVSGEEAERLGLVSLCVPDEELLDRAWAVARRLAASSPSAVRWTKYALNNWLRMMGPTFDTSLALEFLGFTGPDLREGLASLREKREPRFQEDAPI